Proteins co-encoded in one Spirosoma endbachense genomic window:
- a CDS encoding DUF1593 domain-containing protein: MQKTGLLLLLGFLIALSPAVAQSTSGKPRTIVTTDGEVDDVDTFIRMLLYSNEFDIVGLVYSSSQWHYKGDGKGTKFTSEMDNTAKRYGERTELRWPGTTWMEDYIGKYARVYPNLIKHAKGYPTPDHLLSLIRVGNIDFEGEMSRDTKGSEFIKKILLDADPSPVYLQIWGGTNTVARALKSIEDQYKNTPSWPMIAKKVSDKAIIYAVLDQDATYQKYVAPNWPHIKVLYNSDQFWSFAYLWPRVVPTELQPYLGGKWFSEHIKSGHGPLLSSYYLWGDGQKLPGDPEHTHGDMEEAKKYNRSQYDFISEGDSPAYFYLIDVGLRSMEAISYGGWGGRMVQSKTNPYRWEDGKQVTDYDPYTKKNETAYPQTRWIPALQNDFAARADWCVKPYKEANHPPMVKLNHARNLTVKPGQRITLSSSATDPDNDKVNYRWWQYEEAGTYAGQISIEQADQPKASITIPKDATAGKTIHLILEVSDQGTPSLTRYQRVIATVAN, translated from the coding sequence ATGCAAAAAACGGGTTTATTGTTGCTGCTGGGTTTCCTGATAGCGCTCTCTCCTGCCGTGGCTCAGTCAACATCGGGCAAACCACGTACCATTGTCACCACCGATGGCGAAGTGGACGATGTCGATACGTTCATTCGGATGCTCCTCTACAGCAATGAATTTGACATTGTGGGATTGGTATATAGCAGTTCACAGTGGCACTACAAAGGGGATGGCAAAGGCACAAAATTTACGTCGGAGATGGACAATACGGCGAAACGCTATGGCGAACGAACAGAACTCCGCTGGCCCGGAACAACCTGGATGGAGGACTATATCGGCAAATACGCCAGGGTGTATCCGAACCTCATCAAACATGCAAAAGGATACCCTACCCCCGACCATCTACTGAGTCTTATCCGAGTTGGCAATATTGATTTTGAAGGCGAAATGAGCCGGGATACCAAAGGCTCTGAGTTCATCAAGAAAATTCTGCTCGATGCTGATCCCAGCCCTGTTTACCTGCAAATATGGGGAGGGACAAACACCGTTGCCCGAGCCCTGAAATCCATCGAAGATCAATACAAAAATACGCCCAGCTGGCCGATGATTGCCAAAAAGGTATCCGATAAAGCCATCATCTACGCGGTGCTCGATCAGGATGCGACCTACCAGAAATATGTCGCTCCCAACTGGCCGCATATCAAAGTATTATACAATTCCGATCAGTTCTGGAGCTTTGCCTACTTATGGCCAAGGGTTGTTCCGACTGAACTACAACCTTATCTGGGCGGCAAATGGTTTTCTGAGCACATCAAGTCCGGGCATGGCCCACTCCTGTCTTCGTATTATCTGTGGGGCGATGGGCAGAAACTCCCCGGCGACCCGGAGCATACACACGGGGATATGGAAGAGGCTAAAAAATACAACCGGAGTCAGTATGATTTCATTTCGGAGGGTGATTCACCGGCTTATTTCTACCTGATCGATGTGGGACTACGAAGCATGGAGGCTATTTCATACGGAGGATGGGGCGGTCGGATGGTGCAATCAAAAACGAATCCGTACCGATGGGAAGATGGCAAACAGGTGACCGATTATGATCCGTATACAAAGAAAAACGAAACTGCCTATCCCCAAACCCGCTGGATTCCGGCGCTTCAGAATGATTTTGCCGCCCGTGCCGACTGGTGCGTTAAGCCCTATAAAGAAGCCAACCATCCGCCAATGGTCAAGCTTAATCATGCCCGCAATCTAACCGTAAAACCCGGCCAACGCATCACACTCAGCAGTTCGGCTACTGACCCAGACAACGACAAGGTCAATTACCGGTGGTGGCAGTATGAAGAAGCGGGTACATACGCTGGCCAAATTTCTATTGAGCAAGCCGATCAGCCGAAAGCATCCATTACCATCCCAAAGGATGCTACGGCGGGAAAAACGATCCACCTGATTCTGGAAGTAAGCGATCAGGGAACACCCTCGCTGACTCGTTACCAGCGCGTTATCGCTACAGTGGCCAATTGA
- a CDS encoding DUF5703 domain-containing protein, with product MKIALLVLLLAISGIQCSVSQAQTLSSYNIIWSSQSRNSSESMPCGGGDIGLNVWVEKGELLFYMAQSGVFDENNASLKAGRVRIKLSPNPFEGKTFRQELSLQDGHVKIHGANGALTADVRVWVDVYRPVIHVDIQSNKATKVEATYETWRTKDRVSKGEANKANTWKHMFSGEVTSFRDTINFQSNSVLFYHQNRATTVFDMAVKQQGLEASKEQLYNPMKDLIFGGTMLGQNMRPAGKTTGKYVDTDFDGWKLASVLPARSHAIAVYLHSDTVKNVAEWQTGVRQLIVDATKSEKTALPKTLDWWKQFWNRSSIFIQPDGPDTSLATWQVGRNYQLFRYMLGCNALGKWPTKFNGGLFTYDPVFTNKNDTLSPDFRNWGGGTHTAQNQRLVYFPMLKSGDFDLMKPQFDFYLRILKTAELRTKHYWGHEGASFTEQIENFGLPNPAEYGYKRPADYDRGMEYNRWLEYLWDTSLEFCLMMLDEERYTGNDISAYIPFIESCLTFFDQHYQYLARKRGASALDEKKQLVIYPGSAAETYKMAYNPSSTVAGLTTVLTRLLELPDSYLNDQKRKTWTEMLRRIPPISFREFDGHVTISPAKLWERINNTESPQLYPVFPWGTYGLGKPGLDTAINTYKYDPDVVRQISHVGWRQHNIFAARLGLTDEAARLTTLKLGNSGRRFPAFWGPGFDWTPDHNWGGAGMIGLQEMLMQTDGKVIRLLPAWPRNWDVTFKLHAPYNTTVEGRFVNGKVEKLTVTPAERTKDVILPDFK from the coding sequence ATGAAAATAGCCCTCCTGGTTCTGCTTCTCGCCATTTCTGGCATACAGTGCAGCGTTTCACAAGCCCAGACCTTGTCATCCTATAATATTATCTGGAGCAGTCAAAGCCGGAATTCGTCGGAATCGATGCCTTGCGGAGGGGGCGATATTGGCCTGAATGTTTGGGTTGAGAAAGGCGAACTCCTTTTTTATATGGCTCAAAGTGGTGTGTTCGACGAAAATAATGCGTCACTCAAAGCAGGCCGTGTGCGGATAAAATTGTCGCCTAACCCATTTGAGGGTAAGACGTTTCGGCAGGAATTGTCGCTTCAGGACGGGCATGTGAAAATTCACGGAGCCAATGGTGCATTAACCGCTGATGTGCGCGTTTGGGTCGATGTGTATCGGCCAGTCATTCACGTTGATATTCAGAGCAATAAAGCAACGAAAGTTGAGGCAACATACGAAACCTGGCGAACGAAAGATCGAGTCAGCAAAGGGGAAGCGAACAAGGCAAATACCTGGAAGCACATGTTTTCTGGCGAGGTAACCAGCTTTCGCGATACAATCAATTTCCAGTCAAATTCGGTTTTGTTCTACCATCAGAATCGGGCTACGACCGTGTTCGATATGGCGGTAAAACAACAGGGTCTGGAGGCTAGTAAAGAGCAATTGTACAACCCGATGAAGGATTTGATTTTCGGCGGAACAATGCTCGGGCAGAACATGCGCCCCGCCGGAAAAACGACTGGGAAATACGTCGATACTGATTTTGATGGCTGGAAGCTGGCCAGTGTATTACCCGCGCGGTCGCATGCCATTGCGGTTTACCTGCATAGTGATACGGTGAAAAACGTAGCGGAATGGCAGACGGGCGTTCGCCAGCTTATTGTCGATGCAACAAAGTCAGAGAAGACGGCATTGCCAAAAACACTCGACTGGTGGAAGCAATTCTGGAACCGAAGCTCCATTTTTATTCAACCCGACGGGCCCGATACATCATTGGCGACATGGCAGGTTGGCCGTAATTACCAGTTGTTTCGCTACATGCTTGGTTGTAATGCACTGGGCAAATGGCCGACGAAATTCAACGGGGGTTTGTTTACCTATGACCCTGTTTTTACGAACAAAAACGATACGTTGTCGCCTGATTTCAGAAACTGGGGCGGTGGAACCCACACGGCGCAAAATCAGCGGCTGGTCTATTTTCCGATGCTGAAGAGTGGTGATTTTGACCTGATGAAGCCGCAGTTCGATTTCTATCTACGAATTCTAAAAACGGCTGAACTGCGCACAAAGCACTACTGGGGGCACGAAGGCGCTAGTTTTACCGAACAGATTGAGAATTTCGGGCTGCCAAACCCGGCCGAATATGGATACAAACGCCCCGCTGATTATGACCGGGGAATGGAGTACAATCGCTGGCTGGAATACCTCTGGGATACATCGCTGGAGTTTTGCCTGATGATGCTGGACGAAGAGCGATACACCGGCAACGACATTTCGGCCTACATCCCGTTTATTGAAAGCTGCCTGACTTTTTTCGACCAGCATTATCAGTATCTGGCTCGTAAGCGGGGTGCCAGCGCACTGGATGAAAAGAAACAGCTTGTCATCTATCCGGGATCAGCGGCTGAGACGTACAAAATGGCCTATAATCCGTCCTCAACCGTAGCGGGTCTGACAACCGTGTTGACCCGACTGCTTGAGTTGCCAGATTCTTATCTGAACGACCAGAAACGCAAAACCTGGACTGAGATGCTCAGGCGAATTCCGCCGATCAGTTTTCGGGAGTTCGATGGGCACGTGACAATTTCTCCCGCTAAGCTCTGGGAACGAATCAATAATACCGAGAGTCCGCAGCTGTATCCGGTTTTCCCGTGGGGTACGTATGGGCTCGGTAAGCCCGGCCTCGATACCGCCATCAACACCTACAAATATGACCCGGATGTAGTCAGGCAGATTAGTCATGTTGGCTGGCGGCAGCATAACATCTTTGCCGCCCGGCTTGGCCTGACTGATGAAGCTGCCCGCCTGACTACGTTAAAGCTTGGAAATTCCGGTCGGCGTTTCCCGGCTTTCTGGGGACCGGGCTTCGACTGGACGCCCGACCATAACTGGGGCGGAGCAGGTATGATCGGTCTTCAGGAAATGCTGATGCAGACGGATGGCAAGGTGATCCGGTTGCTTCCGGCCTGGCCCAGAAACTGGGACGTAACGTTCAAGCTTCATGCACCTTACAACACCACTGTAGAAGGCCGATTTGTTAACGGGAAAGTCGAAAAACTGACGGTAACACCTGCCGAACGAACCAAGGATGTGATCCTGCCTGATTTTAAGTAA